CCGGCTGTCATTAGCACCTGCATGTTCAGTGGCCCCTCATTTAACTGAGGGTGGCTGTTCACTTGGCCCCTACCTGCAGTCCGGCTGTCATTAGCACCTGCATGTTCAGTGGCCCCTCATTTAACTGAGGGTGGCTGTTCACTTGGCCCCCACCTGCAGTCCGGCTGTCATTGGCACCTGCGTTCTCAGTGGCCCTTCTTTTAACTGAGGGTGGCTGTTCGCTTGGCCCCCACCTGCAGTCCGGCTGTCATTAGCACCTGCATGTTCAGTGGCCCCTCATTTAACTGAGGGTGGCTGTTCGCTTGGCCCCCACCTGCAGTCCGGCTGTCATTGGCACCTGCGTTCTCAGTGGCCCTTCTTTTAACTGAGGGTGGCTGTTCGCTTGGCCCCCACCTGCAGTCCGGCTGTCATTGGCACCTGCATTTTCAGTGGCCCCTCTTTTAACTGAGGGTGGCTGTTCGCTTGGCCCCCACCTGCAGTCCGGCTGTCATTGGCACCTGCGTTTTCAGTGGCCCCTCATTTAACTGAGGGTGGCTGTTCTCAGTGAGTCATCTCTTTCACTGGAGGCTACTGTCCTTAGCTAGCTGCTTGTATAACTGGTGGCTGCTGTCTTCCGAATGTAGGCCACCCTCTGATTTAGTAACATCCCAGAGCCGCTCTCTACGCTCCCTGTGATTCAGCCCCACAGTTAGGAGTAGACGTGGCCAGGGTTGGTGGGGGCACCTGGGTTCAGGCTGTGACTCCACACCTCTGTGTGTCGGTTTCCTCACTGCTGGCGGGGTCTCGGTGATGTTCCCGGCAAAGgccccacagccaccccagctTTGTGCCTCTGTGCATCTGCATGTGCTGGGGCTCTCGCAGGAACTAGGAGGCCCTCCTGGAGGGGTGCAGCGGACAAGACCTTTTCTCTCGTCCCTTCCTGAGTCACTCCCCAGGGACTGCCATTGTCAGCGCATGGCCGCAGTGCACGCAGCACGGGCTCCACGGTGCACGCAGCCCCGGCTTCATGCCACGCGGGCCCTCTGGTGTGTACTCCCCACCTTGCGGTCCCAGTTTGTCTGTGTTTCCTGTTTTTGGTAACAGTTTTATCGGGATGGAGTTCACAGACCTTAGAACTCTCCCATTGAGAGTGCGCAGCCCACACGGTCTGGAGGTTGCGTGTACACTCGTCATGTTGTGCAGGCACCAGCGCAGCTAACCTCGGacctttatctcttttttttttttggacacagtctcgctctatcccccaggctggagtgcagtgctgcgatcttggctcacagcaacctctgcctcctgggttcaagcgattcccctgcctcagcttcctgagtagctgggattacaggcacccagcaggcctggctaatttttgtacttttttagtagagatgggggtttcaccatgttggccaggctggtctcgaacttctgacctcaggtgatccgtctgcctcagcctcccaaagtgctgggattagagctgTGAGCCTCTTGGCCAGACCtttatcttgtttgtttgttttttgagacagagtcttgctctgttgctcaggctggagtgtagtggtgcgatctcggctcactgcagcctctccctcccgggctcaagcgattctcctgcctcagcctccttagctgggattacaggcgcccgccaccacgcctggctgcttttttgtatttttagtagggaccgggtttctccatgttggtcagggtggtctcgaactcctaacctcaggtgatctgcctgcctcgacctcccacagtgctgggatgacaggcgtgagtcactgcgcccagcttcaGACCAttctcatcaccccaaaaggaaacctggTCCCCATCCTGTGTCACCCCGATCCATCCCCCACCCCGGGACCCAGCTGTCTCTGTGGATCTGCctgtcctggacatttcatagaaacaGGATCACACACTGCGTAGCCTTCTGTGTCTGGCATCTCTCACTGGGCGTGACGTCCTCAAGGTGCATCCCAGCTGTGGCCTGAGTCAGAGCCTCGCtttttcaaataaccaaatacattttttttgagacagagtcttgttatgtcacccaggctagagtgcagtggtgtgatctcggctcactacaacccccacctcccaggttcaagtgattcttctacctcagcctcccgagtaggtggaattacaggcacccaccaccgtgcctggctaatttttgtatttttagtacagacggggtttcactatcttggccaggctggtctcgaactcctgaccttgtgatccacccgcctcggcctcccaaagtgctgagattacaggcgtgagccaccgcgccgggccagatttttgtttttaaattatattaataaaaggcATATGTGCTCCTTTAACATACCCTCAGACATGCCGGCCTGCGACGCACACAGACGTGTGGTATGGACACCAGGTGAGTCGTCGCCATGGCAGCccctcaccaccaggcctggcttgcCGCTGGACTTCTGGACCTGCTTCTTGCTATAAGAAGTGTTTGTTTTTAGCTTGTAACTTAGAATGGAGCCGTACGATACATATGATACACACTTTTCTCTTCCTCGCATTTTTTCACAACATAGAGacgtttttcttgtttttgttttgttttgttttttgtttttgagacaaagttttgctcttgttccccaggccagagtgcaatggtgggatctcggctcactgcaatctccacctcctggattcaagcaattctcctgactcagcctcctgagtagctgggattataggcacccgccaccgtgcccggctaattttttttttttttttttttttttgagacggagtctcgctgtgttgcccaggctggagtgcagtggtgcgatctcgggtcactgcaagctctgcttcccgggttcacgccattctcctgcctcagcctctctgagtagctgggactacaggtgcctgccaccacacccggctaattttttgtatttttagtagagacggggtttcaccgtgttagccaggatggtctcagtcccctgacctcgtgatccgcccacctcggcctcccaaagtgctgggattacaagcgtgagccaccgtgcccagcctttttttgtattttttattagcgacaggctttcactatgttggctagctggtcttgaactcctgacctcaggggatccacctgcctcagcccccccaaagtgctgggattataggagtgagccaccgcgcccagccaagaccccatctctctttttttttttttttttgaggttcgTATTTATTGATATTTGACCTAGAGTGGCACAGACCTGGGCCAGACCTGGGCCACGGGTAGGAAAATCAGCATCCTACTCTCTCCTCAATTCCATCTGTTAATCCACCAACCCAaatccctcccaccccacctgtagtccaaagaagataaaatgataaaatgatgtgCTGCTCTCTCAACAGTCAGCTGAGTCTCAATTGGAGGGTAGGAAGTATTTGAAGTTCTGTTCATTTAGTTCCAGAGCAAGAAAtaagcagaggcaggaggtggaGAGCAAAGATGCTGGCAGCCCTGCATCTTGCTAGGTCTTTATAGCTGTGTCTCTGGATTTGTAGGCCACTCCTCGACTTTTCAGCTCCCGCACGATTCCTTGGGGCAGGCGACCAGTGACTGACACCACATATACACCTGGCTTAAAGTTACTGACTTGCTGCCACTTGGAGACCCAGCTGTCCTCTGGACTCCTCATCACAATGATTCCATCAAAGGAAGAGCTGGTGCAGTCATATACCATCTCTCGGTTACCCTTCATTTGTAGATGTGCATCACAATTGTCACAGCCATCATATTCAAACTGGTCTATAGTACCTTGACCAGCAAACACAGCAAACAGGCCCACAGATGCCGCAGGTCCTTCGGCACCGTCTCCAGGGCCATCTTCGCCGATGGGAAGAGccgaccccatctcttaaaagacTCATGTTGAAAGAAGGGTGGATGTTTCTGTATGTAAATAATGACTTGACAAATTTGATTTGAAATCAAATAGTGCCCGCAGCAGCCGCTGGTGCTTACACAGCACTTCCTGAGTGCTGCAGCTCAGGTCTGCACGGTGCGGCCCAGGGCCCGACGGCCCCCGCCTGGGTTTGTGAGTGGGGCTCATTGGTACCAGCCGCCCGGCTGCCTGTGTGCTGCATGGCAGAGCTAGAGCCAAGTCGTTGCAACAGGGACCACCTGGCTCCCAGACCGAGCATGCTGGTGTCTGTCCCTTTACAGAAAGAGGAGGTGACTCCTGTTGCACACACGTTCACCCATTTAATCCTCCCCACTGTCCTCCAAAGCAAAGGTGCCATTCCTTCCACCTTACAGATGAGACGGAGGGTCAGAGGGGACCACATCCCACACGGCTCAGGTGGCCAGGTCAGGATCTGAACCCAAGTGCACACTCTCCTGGCTTCTGCGTGGTTCTGTGTGTTTGTGGGGGTCACAGGGGGGCAGCCCCCGTGAGCCTGAGcggcccctccctcctccctccctcccttctccacaGTCAGGCGCCTCCAGCTTCGGGGAGAAGTTCTCCCGGGTCAAGTTCTCACCGTCGCTCACGCTGTTCGGCGGCAAGCCCATGGAGGGCTGGATCGCGGTGACGGTCAGCGGCCTGGTCACCGTGTCCTTGCTGAAGCCCAGCGGGCAAGTGCTGACGTCCACCGAGAGCCTGTGCCGGCTGCGCGGCCGTGTGGCCCTGGCCGACATCGCCTTCACGGGCGGCGGCAACATCGTGGTGGCCACGGCGGACGGCAGCAGCACGTCGCCCGTGCAGTTCTACAAGGTGTGCGTGAGCGTGGTGAGCGAGAAGTGCCGTATCGACACGGAGATCCTGCCCTCCCTGTTCATGCGCTGCACCACCGACCTCAACCGCAAGGACAAGTTCCCCGCCATCACCCACCTCAAGTTCCTGGCCCGGGACATGTCGGAGCAGGTGAGTGGGCGCAGGCGAGCGGGCGCAGGCGAGCGGGCGTGGGCCATCACGTGGGCTTGGAATGAAGCGCTGCTTCTCAGGGTCCTGGGGGTGGAGACCCATGTGGGCCTCCATGGGCTAAaccaaggtgtgggcagggccggTCCCTCCCGGGGGCTCCAGGGGAGAACCTATTTTCTGCCTTTCCCAGCATCTGGAGGCACCCAATCCCTCGGTTCGGGGCCCCTTCCTCCCGCTTCATGGCCACAGCACAGCCTCTTCCTGTCTCTGAATCTCAACCTCCCACATCCTCTCCTGAGGACCGTGTGAGGACACTGGGGCCTCCGGACCCCCAACATGCTCTCCCGTCTCAGTGTCCTGAACCGAATCCCATCCACAGGTCCCTTCTGTGTGAGAGGCGCCCCAGCCACAGGTCCTAGGGCTGAGGATGGGATGTCCTGGGGGCCGCTGTTGAGCCGACCATACCAGGTCGCCTGGATTCCCGTTGTAATTAGGAATCAGTAACGCCCCAAACTCCTCGAAGCCCCTAACTTGGTTCCCTCTGTCCCTTTGCTCTCCCTGTGGGAGGGCGCCATCCGGGGACATTTGCGTTCCTGTGAGTGGATGTTGGGCTCTGGGGACAGGCAGGCCTGGGCTGGAATCCAGGAGGGCCCGAGGGGCAGGCGTGGCCGAGGAGACAGGCCCAGCAGTGCATGGCCCCAGGGTCCCACGGCTCAGGCTCCGGTTGCGTGACCAGCACAGCAGTGCGGGTCTgccctcacccccacctcccccgCAGGTGCTTTTGTGCGCATCCAGCCAGACCAGCAGCATCGTGGAGTGCTGGTCCCTGCGCAAGGAGGGCCTCCCCGTGAACAACATCTTCCAGCAGATCTCCCCCGTGGGTGAGTCTCCCGCCGGCTGCGGAGGCACTGGGCCTGCCCTCAGGGGCAGCTGGTTTTTATTTTGGAGgcgggtcttgctgtgtcacccaggctggtcctgaaccccGGCCCtgagcgatcctctcgcctcgaCCGCCAGTAGTGCTAGGATCTCGGCCGCGACCCCGCGCCTGCCGCATTCTGAGTGTGTTAGGCTTGTAGACTCCTCCGTCCTTACGCTGCCGCCGCGGCGGCTGCCACCATCCTATGCGAGGCCGAGGGCAGAGAGGTGCCGTTGCTCACCCGAGCTCACCCAGCAGGGACACGGTGAGGGGCTGCAGGCGTGTGGGCGGCTGTGGAGCATGGGTCTGTGGGTGGGGCCGTCGGGCAGCAGGGGACAGGCCAGACCGGGCAAGGGCAGTGCACGGAATCCTCCGGAACCTGGTTCAGGGAGAGGAAGCCAAGGCTCAGCGGGTCAGCTGAGGCTGCTGCAAATaggccccccaccccacccccacccccacccccctccccagcaGCCTCTTCTGGGGCCCCCATTCCCATCTCTATCTGCCTGATGGGCCCCCCGCACCCACGGAGCCAAGCCTGTCACCCCCACCTTCAGCACAAAATCCTGGGGCTGGAGCGAAGCAGGGACCCCCACCTGCCATGACCGGGGCCCAGAACAGCTGCTTGGTTTTCAGAGCCTCGGAGGCTGCGGGCCGGTTTCCAGGCTGGCCTCCGCCCTGGAGAAGGGAGATGTTTTCCCGGCAGATGAGAGCGCAAGCAGGCATTTGCCGATTAGCGCTAATGGACCCTGGAGTGGCCGGACGGGCAGGGCTAATGGACCCTGGAGTGGCCGGATGGGcaggtggggcaggtggggcagGCGCTCCTCAGAAGCCACCAATGAGCACGTCAAGAGGCTCCGAAGGCTCCTGGGGCCTGCAGGTGGTTACGTCAACTGCCCATTGTGGCCTCTGAGGCAGTAAAGGTGAAGAGGGCCGCTGCATTCCTTCCCCGGGGGGCTTGTAGTGAGTCACCAGGCAGGTGAAGAGGGCCGCTGCCATTCCTTCCCCCCTCCAATCCCCCATACCCCCCCCACACCCCGCCCCGGGCTCGTTCCTTCCCCTCTGGGCTCATGGTGAGTCACAGGCAGTTTGGGCTGCGCTGGCTCCTGCGGCAGCACCTGGCGCCACCCCTTGTGGCAGGTGGGGCTACACGGACCTGCAGCTTCACTGGCCGGTACCCCCGCCAGGCACGTCTGTGTCCACCATCCGCCCACAGCCAGGCCACTGGACACTCCTGGGCTCCGACGCTCCTCCTCATCTCCTGCAGCCATCCTCACCTGCTGGCCCAGCTGTTACTCGGCCCTGAGAGCCACGTCTCACATGTACGCCACAGCCTTTCTCGGGTCTCACATCCCCAGCAGCTGGGCGTCACTTTGACACAGTCCCCGCTGCACCCAtctctccccccacctccccatgtGCCCACTATGCCAGGCTTCGGTCCCCGCCATGCCCAGCTCTTCACCCACTGCCCCACGTCCCCACTTAGCAGCTTAGCCTCTCCCTGCCTCGAGTCCCCCATCATTTAGGAATGCTGACCGCAGCCGTCGGTTGGATGGAGGGGATGTAAATCGGGCTGTGAGGGCGCCCTGGGCACCAGCTGGGGGGGTGGTTGTCACGGCAGCTGCTTCACCTGGCACTGGGGTGCTGAGTTTCCTGTCTTTCCTATGAGAGGCTCAATTCCACGAGGGCCAACCACCCCTGACCACTGTGTGCCCTCCGGGCGTCTCAGccactctctgggcctcagtttcccccccGGGGAATGCTGCTCACGGGACCCCTATAGAGGTTTGCAGGAGGTCAAGGCTCTGTGACCATGATGGCCCGTCCAGGGCAGAGACCTCATGCTGCGGGTAGCACAGAGCAGCTGTGTGGCAGTCAGCTTCAGCTGAGTAACAAGCCAGCCCCAAACTGAGCGGCTCAGACCAGCAGCCCTGCGCTGTTTGTTTCTTTGGCTGCCTCAGCTGTGCTCTCCTGGTTCCCATGTGTCTGTGGTTAGCAGCCGAGGTGGCGTGGCCTGTCCACTGGCTGCACATGCTCCAGCAGGCCGGCTGTGGCTGCCCTCCGTGTCCCACGTGCAGCAAGAGCAGGTCCCCTCACACACACTCTCTGGGCctccgttttttttttgtttgttttttgtttttgagctagattcttgctgtgttgcccaggctggagtgcagtggtgtgaccttggctcaccacagcctcatcttcctgggctcgagcagtcctcctacctcagcctcctgagtagctgggactacaggcgtgtgcaggcttgcaccaccacacctagctaatgtttattgtgttttttgtagagatggggtcttgctgtgttgttcaggtcagtgttgaactcctgggctcaagccatcctctggcgttggcttcccaaagtcctgagatggcaggcgtgagctgctgtgcctggccgtGTCACATTTGCTAACACTTGGCCCAAGATTCCCAGAAGTCTCTGCCCTGTTGGGAGGAGCTGCGTCTTCACATAGGGGCTGCCAGGCAGCAGATCTGTGGGTGCAACCGTCCCGCATGGCTTTATTGGAATTGTAGATGAGGAGGGATAGAAATCCCGGCTCAGCTGGCTAAGGCCGAGCAAGTGTTAGGGTTTGCATGGCTGCAGGTCTGAGGTGGCGCCGTCTCCCCACTGTCCGCTCCATCAAGGGGGCGAGATGGCGCCGCCCCACAGGTTTCCGTGAAATCCCAGGGCCCACCTTGGGTCACGTGCCCGTCCTGGAACCAATGAGTGGCCGAGGCACAGAGTGCTCggattggccaggcctggtccTCCGGGCATGGGAGCAGGGCGGCATGAGACCTGGAAAGGGCACTGGGCGGGTTACACGCCAGGCCATGCTGGGCTCCTGCGGCTGTCTGAGCCTGTCttcactccactgccttcctgtTTTCCTGTCCCTCATTTTTCAGTTGGCGACAAACAGCCCACGATTCTCAAATGGCGGATCCTGTCGGCCACCAACGATCTGGACCGTGTGTCGGCCGTGGCACTGCCCAAGCTGCCCATCTCGCTCACCAACACCGACCTCAAGGTGGCCAGCGACACACAGTTCTACCCTGGCCTCGGTACGGTGGAGCCAGTGACAGCCACCCGGGGTCTCAGCTCACACCAAGGGAGGTGGGCCCTGAGCATAGGCCACGGGGCCGTGGGAGCTCACACCAGGGGAGGTGGACCCTGAGCACAGGCCCCGGGGCCATGGGAGCTCACACCAGGGGACGTGGACCCTGAGCACAGGCCCTGGGGCCATGGGAGCTCACACCAGGGGAGGTGGATCCTGAGCACAGGCCATGGGGCCATgggagctcagcctcctgggttctgaTGGGTTCCCAATTAGGAGGCAGATCCCATCTTTCAGGATCTGTGAAGCTGGCAGACAGATCCAGTGCTCTTTAATATGTAAAGAGTCCTTGTAAATCAACAAGGTAGCATGGGGGAACTTGGCAGAACTCCTCTCTGGGTAGGCAGCACCTCTCCTTTCTGTGCTGCAGCAGCTGTAATGTGGGTCCTGAGATCAAACCATGGCATCAGTGCCCCTGAGTGAGTCTGTGCACTCTGTGGTGCTGACCTTGTTTGCTCAGCTGTAAAGTGGGGACAAGTCCACCCTAGCTCAGGCCCTTCCTTCCCCCAGCTCCCGTTCTTCCCTGGTTCCCTGGAAAGAGCATTTATCAAAACCCGCTCAGGGCTCAGGGCTGTTCCTCGGAGCCTGCAGAGAGGTTGAGGGGATGCGGTTCCCTTCTCCAAAACCCCAGGTTTATGCTCCATTTTCCAGTCTCTCTACTGCAGGGACTCCTTTCATATCCTCTTTTCCATGAGCTTTGGGCTCTGGACCCCACCTCCCCCCGGCCTTCGTACAGAGGCAGACCCCAGTGTGACTGACAGCCCCAGCCCACCACCCTAAGATGCTTCTCTTTGGGATGCCAGGAGCCCCAACCCTTGGTCCCCCACCTGTAGCGCCCTCCTCCCCTGTGCTCCTTGAGGGGTGCGTCAGCCAGGACATGGCCCCAGCTGGGAGCAGTGTGGCCAAGGCTGCTGGCTCCTGCTCCCCTGGGGCTCAGGGACTTTGTAACTAACGGCTGGGGGCACGGGCACTGGAGGCCGGTTGGCAGGGGCTGACCCCTAGATGGGCAGCCTCGGCTCTCCACACCCTGCAGAGCAGGCGGCCCCTCCCTGGTGGGCGTGTCCTGGGCCCTGCCCGTGTGTAAGCAGTGCCCGTGCCCCGCAGGGCTGGCCTTGGCCTTCCATGACGGCAGCGTCCACATCGTGCACCGGCTCTCACTGCAGACCATGGCCGTCTTCTACAGCTCCGCGGCCCCGAGGCCCGTGGACGAGCCGGCCGTCAAGCGCCTCCGCAGCGCGGGCCCCGCCGTCCACTTTAAGGCCATGCAGCTCTCCTGGACCTCCCTGGCTCTGGTGGGCATTGACAGCCAGGGGAAGGTGAGCTGCTGGGGCAcgtggggctggggctggtgggTGCCAGAGGGAGGTGTCCCCCTGCGGAAGGCACCGCAGGCGCAAGCCCCTCGCCAGCCCCTGCCTGCGCTGCCTCGTCTGTGTGATGGCTTCGTCTCGTTGAGCGAGGTCCCTGGGGTGGCCCACAGCACATGTTAGGAGCTTCGTAACTAGGAGCTGCTGGGAGGACCGCCTTTCACGGGGTAGACTCCTCAGGTAAAGGAGACGAGTGTAAGCCCGGCTCGGCATCCAGTGTAGTCGGGGCTCAGGGAGGGTTCCTTCCCTGTTCGCAGACGCATTGTCCAGGACCCTGACAGAAAGGTACAGGCACAGGCACACAAACACAGACCCACACTTGGGCCTGCACCCACAGGCCTGCACACCCACAGTCATGGGCCGCTTGCTGGCCCACGGGTCGGTCTGGAGCCTCTGGAGTAGACTCGGTAAAGAACTACCCCTCCCTCATGGCCTGGGCCCAGAGCCACCCTGGAGAGAAGCCGCCGGGTAGGTCCCTTCTCTACCCCCAACGACATGCGCCTCAGCCCCAGGGCCTCATGCCCCTCCCGGCTGAGGTCGCAGCCCCACGTCTCATCTGGCTCTCCCTCTGGCAGCTGAGCATGCTCCGCCTCTCACCCTCCATGGGCCACCCGCTGGAGGTAGGGCTGGCGCTGCGGCACCTGCTCTTCCTGCTGGAGTACTGCATGGTGACTGGTTACGATTGGTGGGACATCCTGCTGCACGTGCAGCCCAGCATGGTGCAGAGCCTGGTGGAGAAGCTGCACGAGGAGTACACGCGCCAGACCGCCGCCCTGCAGCAGGTGGGGGCCCGTGGCAGGTGGGGTCCTGCGGCAGGCAGGGGCCCCGTAGTGAGGGGCCAGCAGCAGGGAGGGGGGTCCgttggagggtgggggaggtCTCTGCAGCAGTTGTAGAGGTCCCCATGGCAGATGTGGGGGTTGTGGTAGCAGCTGGGGGGGTTTCCCTGTGGCAGGTCGGGGGCTCTATGGCAGGCggagggcaggagaggcaggTAGCCTGCGGCAGGTGAGGCTGCACATGGGGTGTACTCCCAGAGGCCCGTCCAGTAAAGCTGCACCTCATAGAAgcattttctttccctccttacCCGGGAAGTTTTCTCTGTAACACATTAAGCCCCACAGGTAAGGCCTGTTCCCCCCGGACAGCTCCCCTCTTCAGTGTTCCCAGTCTGGAGGTATCTTTCTAAGCCATTCTCTCAGAATGTGACGGGTTCCAGGGTGCACACCCAGTGGCCCTGTGGTGTGAGG
This genomic stretch from Nomascus leucogenys isolate Asia chromosome 18, Asia_NLE_v1, whole genome shotgun sequence harbors:
- the MED16 gene encoding mediator of RNA polymerase II transcription subunit 16 isoform X3, whose translation is MAELEPSRCNRDHLAPRPSMLVSVPLQKEEVTPVAHTFTHLILPTVLQSKGAIPSTLQMRRRVRGDHIPHGSGGQSGASSFGEKFSRVKFSPSLTLFGGKPMEGWIAVTVSGLVTVSLLKPSGQVLTSTESLCRLRGRVALADIAFTGGGNIVVATADGSSTSPVQFYKVCVSVVSEKCRIDTEILPSLFMRCTTDLNRKDKFPAITHLKFLARDMSEQVLLCASSQTSSIVECWSLRKEGLPVNNIFQQISPVVGDKQPTILKWRILSATNDLDRVSAVALPKLPISLTNTDLKVASDTQFYPGLGLALAFHDGSVHIVHRLSLQTMAVFYSSAAPRPVDEPAVKRLRSAGPAVHFKAMQLSWTSLALVGIDSQGKLSMLRLSPSMGHPLEVGLALRHLLFLLEYCMVTGYDWWDILLHVQPSMVQSLVEKLHEEYTRQTAALQQVLSTRILAMKASLCKLSPCTVTRVCDYHTKLFLIAISSTLKSLLRPHFLNTPDKSPGDRLTEICAKITDVDIDKVMINLKTEEFVLDMNTLQALQQLLQWVGDFVLYLLASLPNQQGSLLRPGHSFLRDGTSLGMLRELMVVIRIWGLLKPSCLPVYTATSDTQDSMSLLFRLLTKLWICCRDEGPASEPDEALVDECCLLPSQLLIPSLDWLPASDGLVSRLQPKQPLRLQFGRAPTLPGSAATLQLDGLARAPGQPKIDHLRRLHLGACPTEECKACTRCGCVTMLKSPNRTTAVKQWEQRWIKNCLCGGLWWRVPLSYP